The following are encoded in a window of Lagenorhynchus albirostris chromosome 3, mLagAlb1.1, whole genome shotgun sequence genomic DNA:
- the MRPL54 gene encoding large ribosomal subunit protein mL54 has protein sequence MAARRLLGATWSSAGWRVRELPDPAASVRLHVRDYAKRPVIKGGKGAVVGEALKDPEVCTDPIQLTTHAMGVNIYKEGQDVVLKPDSEYPEWLFQMNVGPPKNLEELDPETREYWRLLRKHNIWRHNRLSKNQKF, from the exons ATGGCGGCCAGGCGCCTCTTAGGTGCTACGTGGAGCTCGGCCGGCTGGCGGGTTCGGGAGCTCCCGGACCCCGCCGCTTCTGTAAGACTCCATGTACGAGATTATGCCAAGAGACCGG TCATTAAGGGGGGCAAAGGTGCTGTGGTCGGTGAGGCCCTGAAGGACCCAGAGGTGTGTACAGACCCCATCCAGCTCACCACGCACGCCATGGGTGTCAACATCTACAAGGAGGGCCAGGATGTGGTCCTGAAGCCGGATTCCGAGTACCCAGAGTG GCTGTTCCAGATGAACGTGGGTCCCCCCAAGAATCTGGAGGAGCTGGACCCTGAGACCCGGGAGTACTGGCGGCTGCTGCGGAAACACAACATCTGGCGCCACAACCGGCTGAGCAAGAACCAGAAGTTCTAG